In the genome of Desulfuromonas sp. DDH964, one region contains:
- the cas5c gene encoding type I-C CRISPR-associated protein Cas5c gives MKNSISFKVWGRYALFTDPVTKVGGEKCSYHVPTYEAIKGVLKSIYWKPTLIWHVDKVRVMKPIRTQTKGTKPLVWSGGNSLAIYTFLHDVEYQVAAHFEWNEHQPALEKDRIEGKHFNIAKRVLEKGGRQDIFLGTRDCQGYVEPCEFGAGEGAYDKIDELGFGLMFHGFDYPDETGENELRSRFWRATMRKGVLDFPRPGKCDANRFIRKMLPKQFGLGENVLDVEQEEALL, from the coding sequence ATGAAGAACAGCATCAGTTTCAAAGTGTGGGGGCGGTATGCGCTTTTTACCGACCCGGTGACCAAGGTCGGGGGAGAGAAGTGCTCCTATCATGTGCCGACCTACGAAGCGATCAAGGGGGTGCTTAAATCAATCTACTGGAAACCGACGCTGATATGGCATGTCGACAAGGTGAGGGTGATGAAGCCGATTCGGACTCAAACCAAGGGGACGAAGCCGCTGGTCTGGAGTGGGGGGAACAGCCTGGCGATTTACACCTTTCTGCACGATGTCGAGTATCAGGTGGCGGCGCATTTCGAGTGGAACGAGCACCAGCCAGCTTTGGAGAAAGATCGTATCGAGGGCAAACATTTCAACATTGCCAAGCGCGTGCTGGAGAAAGGTGGGCGGCAGGACATCTTTCTCGGCACACGTGATTGTCAGGGATATGTTGAACCTTGCGAGTTTGGTGCGGGGGAAGGGGCTTACGACAAAATCGATGAACTCGGCTTCGGGTTGATGTTCCATGGCTTCGATTACCCCGATGAGACTGGGGAAAACGAACTACGCAGCCGTTTCTGGCGGGCGACGATGCGCAAGGGGGTTCTCGATTTTCCGCGCCCGGGAAAATGTGATGCCAACCGGTTCATCCGTAAGATGCTTCCGAAGCAATTTGGGCTGGGTGAAAATGTTCTGGACGTGGAGCAGGAGGAGGCGTTGCTATGA